One genomic window of Chanos chanos chromosome 13, fChaCha1.1, whole genome shotgun sequence includes the following:
- the tnni1c gene encoding troponin I, skeletal, slow c, whose protein sequence is MLAPKPMAPKVLSEPKPKISASRKLSLKILLLQRAMEDLEQEKIKRDEEKVRYLGEKLPPLQLSGLSMDDLQKLCKQLHVKIDVVDEERYDCEAKVNKNNRDIHELKLKVQDLGGKFKKPALRKVRVSADEMMRALLGSKHKGSMDLRANLKSVKKEDIKQEKVLTTEVGDWRKNVEAMSGMEGRKKMFDAAGGGQ, encoded by the exons ATGTTG GCTCCAAAACCAATGGCTCCCAAGgtactgtctg AGCCGAAGCCAAAAATCTCGGCCTCCCGGAAGCTGTCCCTGAAG ATCCTGTTGCTCCAGAGGGCAATGGAGGATTTGGAGCAGGAGAAGATTAAACGTGACGAGGAGAAAGTCCGTTACCTTGGAGAGAAACTCCCGCCCCTGCAGCTGTCCGGTTTATCAATGGATGACTTACAA aaactCTGTAAGCAGCTCCATGTTAAAATTGATGTTGTGGATGAGGAGAGGTACGACTGTGAGGCCAAAgtcaacaagaacaacagagaC attcaTGAACTGAAGCTGAAGGTGCAGGATCTCGGGGGAAAGTTTAAGAAGCCAGCCCTGAGAAAAGTGCGTGTGTCTGCTGATGAGATGATGAGAGCTTTACTGGGCTCCAAACATAAGGGATCCATGGACCTGAGAGCCAACCTCAAATCAGTCAAGAAAGAGGATATCAAACAAGAGaag gtgttgACAACTGAGGTTGGAGACTGGCGTAAGAATGTGGAGGCCATGTCAGGAATGGAGGGCAGGAAGAAGATGTTTGATGCAGCTGGAGGTGGTcaatga